GGATCCGGACGCGCCGATCAGGCACACGACCTCGTGCTCGGCGACCGTGAGGTCGATGCCGCGCAGCACGTCCAGCTTCCCGAACGACTTGCGCACGCCCTCGAGCTGGAGCGCCGGCACGCTCACACGAGCCTCCCCGCCTGCCGCCGGCGCCGGTCGCGGGCGACGAGCCAGTCGGTGAACCGTGCGAGCGGGATCGTGATCGCGACGAACAGCGTCGCCGCGACGAGGTAGTAGGTGCCGTTGAACGTGGCGGCCTGGTCGATCTGCGTCTGCCGGAAGGCCTCCACGACGCCGAGGGCGCCCACGAGGGCGGTGTCCTTCTGCAGGCCGATGAAGTCGTTCAGGAGCGGCGGGACGACCCGGCGGACGGCCTGGGGCACGACCACGTGGCGCAGCGTCTGGCCGTGCGAGAGTCCGAGTGAGCGCGCGGCGGCGGACTGGCTCGGGTGCACCGATTCGATGCCGGCACGGTAGACCTCGGACACGTAGGCCGAGTAGACGAGCACGAGCGCCACGACCGCCCAGAAGAACTGGGACCGGGGGATCCACGAGACGCCGAGGCCCGGCATCCCGAACCCGAGCATGAAGATGACGAGGATCGTCGGGATGCCGCGGAACAGGTCGGTGTAGACGACCGCGAGCGCGCGCAGCGGGAAGAACACCGGGCCCGGCAGGCTGCGCAGCACGGCGAGCAGCAGCGCGGCCGGGAGGATGATCCCCTCGGCGACGAGGAACAGCTTGACGTTGACGACGAACGCCGAGGCGATCTCGGGGAACGACTCGCGGTAGTACGTCCCGTCGAAGAAATACGCCTTGAACTCCGCCCATCCGGGCGACCGCGTGACGAGCAGCACGACGGCGCCGGCGAAGATGACCGTCGAGAGGAGGGCGATCGCGACCGTCCGCGCCTCGCGTGAGAGGCGGACGGTCGCGCCGCCGAGAACCCTGGAGCTCCGGTTCCCGCTCAGTCCGGGGTCTCTACCTGAGATCCGGCGCGCCGGCCCGCGCGAGCCAGATGCGCTGGAGGTTCCCGATCGTCCCGTTCGCCCACAGGCGGTCGAGCGCCTTGTTGACGCACCTCGTCAGCGGGCTGCCCTTCTGCAGGACGAGGCCGAAGCGCTCCTTCGTGCCCCTGGTCGCCAGCTTGCCGATGATCTTCCCGTCGGGCACCTGCACGGCGGTGACGAAGAACGCCGTCGGCAGGTCGACGACGATGCCGTCGATCTGGCCGTTCTTCAAGGCCTTCACCGCGGCGTCGTTGGTGTCGAACACGAGCGGCTTCGTGGCCGGCTTGATCACGTCGACGATCGTGTCGTAGCTCGTCGTGCCGAGCTGCGCGCCCAGCTTGAAGCGCTTCAGGCCGGCGACCGAGCGCACCGACGCGATCGGCTTGCCCTTGCGGCCGACGACGGCCTGGTTGACGAAGTAGTACGACTTCGAGAAGTCCACTGCCTTCGCGCGCTCGGGCTTGTACGACACCTGCGTGATGTAGAAGTCGAACGGCTTCTTGCCGGGCGCGTACGAGTTGTTGAACGGCACCGGCGTCCACTTCACCTCCGCCCTCGCGAAGCCGAGCTGCTTCGCGACCGCGTAGGCGACGGCGGACTCGTAGCCCTTGCCGCTGTAGGGGTCGCTGACCTTCCACGGCTTCGTCTTCTCGTCGCCTCCGAACCACGGCGGGAAGGCCGGGTTGTCGGCACCGATCGTGAGGACGCCGCCCTCGACCAGCTTCAGCGAGTCGATCGAGCAGCCGGGGATGCCGGCGGGGGCTGCGGGGGCTGCGGGGGCGGCCGAGGCGGCCGCGACGACGGCGAGCACCGGGACGAGCGCCACGAGCGCCAGAAGGGCCTTGCGCATGGGATCCACCGCTCCTCGGGGTCGTTGCGAAAAACCGATCGCCCGAGGCTAGCACGGTCGTTGCTTCAGCTCGGAAAGTGGCCTCGCAGGGGTGCGGCCGAAGCGCGCGAAAGACACTCGCGAGATGGCGTCGCCGTTCGTCGAGATCGAGGTCGAGGGCCGCGCCCTCAAGATCACGAACCCCGACAAGGTGCTGTTCCCCGCCGCCGGCCACACCAAGCGCGACCTCGTCGACTACTACCTCTCGGTCGGCGACGGCATCGTGCGGGCGCTGCGCGAGCGGCCGACGCAGCTGCGCCGCTTCCCCGACGGCATCGAGGGCGAGCAGATCTACCAGAAGCGGGTGCCCGAGAAGCGCCCCGACTGGATCGAGGTCGCGCGCGTCACGTTCCCGTCCGGACGGCACGCGGACGAGCTGTGCGTGACCGAGCTCGCCCACGTCGTGTGGGCGGCGAATCTCGCGACGATCGACTTCCACCCATGGCCGTCGCGCCGGCCCGACAGCGAGCATCCCGACGAGCTGCGCATCGACATCGACCCGCAGCCGGGCACGTCGTTCGCCGACGCGAAGCGCGTGGCGGGGGTCGTGCGCGAGACGCTCGCCGAGATCGGCTGCAGCGGCTGGCCGAAGACGTCCGGAAACCGCGGCATCCACGTTGCCGTGCGCATCGAGCCGCGATGGGAGTTCCCCGTCGTGCGCCGCTGCGCGCTCGCGTTCGCACGCGAGGTCGAGCGGCGGCTGCCCGACCTCGTCACGACGGCGTGGTGGAAGGAGGAGCGGGGCGAGAAGGTCTTCATCGACTACAACCAGAACGCGCGCGACCGCACGATCGCCTCCGCCTACTCGGTGCGGCCACGGGCGGACGCGACCGTGTCGGCGCCGGTGACGTGGGACGAGCTGCCCGATGTGGAGACCGAGGACTTCACACTGCCGACGATGCCGGGCAGGTTCGCCCGCCTCGGCGACGTGCAGGCCGGGATCGACGGCGCCGCCGGCGACCTGCGTGCGCTGCTCGAGTGGGTCGCGCGCGAGGAGGCGGCCGGCATCGGCGAGGCGCCGTACCCGCCGAACTTCCCGAAGATGCCGGGCGAGCCGCCGCGCGTGCAGCCGTCGCGGCGCCGCGAGCGGGACTGACTTCAGGCGCGGGAGCGCGTCGTCGAGGTCGAGTACGGGCGGAACGCGCGTCGTCGCCGCGCCTCCGTGGGTTCCGAAGGTCATCGCAGCCAGTTCCCGCCCGCTCCGTGCGGAAGGCGCGTTCTCGCCTAGCCACCGTTCCCGCTTGAGAAAACCGCTCTGGTGGCGAGAGTGAGAGCGGACATGGTCACTTCCCGGACTAAACCGCCCTGCGACGACGGCTCGAGCCCGTCGTCGAGCCGCGGTGTCCCGGCGCAGTGCCGTCCAGCGGGATCGCTACGGTGCGTCGAAATGAGCCGATCCGACAAGCTGATGCTGGACGAGGTCCAGTGGCCTTCCGTCGCCCTGCGGACGCTCGAGCAGGTGCCTCGCCTGGGCGGTACGGCGTGAAGGCTGTCTCTTTGCAGGTGGTTTCGGGACGCGTATTGCCGAAGAGAGGGGCGTGCGTCCGAAGCCGCTCGTCGAGATCGGCGGGCGCCCGATCCTGTGGCACATCATGAAGATCTATTCCGCCTACGGGATCAACGACTTCGTCATCTGCTGCGGGTACAAGGGCGAGATGATCAAGGATTTCTTTGCCCGCAACCACCTCAACAGCTCCGATGTTCGCTTCGATCTTCGCGCACACCCGATGGAGACGCTGCGCGACAACGGCGAAGAGCCGTGAACCGTGTCGCTGATCGACGGGCGAGTCGGTGATGACGGGCGGACGCCTCGAGCGCGTCGCGGAGTATGCCGGCGGCGAGTCCTTTTGCTGCACCTACGGAGATATCGTGAGCGACGTCGACATCGGCGCTCTGATCGCGTTCCGTCGCGAGCAGGGTGCGCTCGCGACGTTGACGGCGGTTCAACCGCCGGGCCGGTTCGGAGCCCATGCCCTGGGTCACGAGGAGACGACGATCACCCACTTCAAGGAGAAGCCCGACGGCGACGGTGGCTGGATCAACGGCGGGTTCTTCGTGCTGGAGCCACAGGTGATCGACTACATCCCCTACGACTCGACGTCGTTCGAGGCCGGGCCGCTCGAGCGGTCGGCCCAGGAAGGGCGGCTGTCCGCCTTCCGGCACCGTGGCTATTGGCAGAGCATGGACACGATCCGAGACGAGAGGGTGCTCGAGGCTGAGTGGGCATCCGGCAACCCGCCGTGGCAGGTGTGGTGACCGTGGTCCAACCGGCGAGGATCCCCGTCGCCGGGAACATGGGGTAGGGGTTGGGCCATCGGGGGTGGTGAGGCGGAGCGTCCTCCAGACAACCCGGGGGCGTTCAGGCCGAACACTGGTCCCGGACTTGACCGCACGCTGAGTGTGTGGAAAATCTGACTGAGAGGTCGGTCCCGTTGTGTCGGGCCGTCTCGAACAGGGGATCAGGGGAAGAGGGGGCAATGCGGCGTACTTGGCAACCGTCCGAGGCGACGGGGGGCGAACGTCAACCGGCTTCCTTGCGCGCTGATGCGGGCACGGTGGCGATGTCGGCCGCCCTGCAGCCATCGAAGTTCCGCATCCGGTTGTTCGGCCGGCTCGAGGTCGCCCGCCACGACCGGACGCTCGGCCCTCGTGACCTCGGTGGCATCAAGCCGAAGCAGGTGCTCGAGATTCTGTTGCTTGCTCGGGGTGCCCACGTGACCCGTGATCGTCTCGCAGAGTTGTTGTGGGGTGACACGCTTCCGCAGAGCACCGGCGGGGCGTTGGAAACGTATGTGTCGGTGCTACGACGGCGGCTCGCGTCCGGGAAAGAGGGGCACAAGGTCGTTCTGACAGGGCCCGGGTCCTACCGGTTCTCGATCGAGAGCGCAGAGGTCGATCTCGATGCGTTCGATGAGCTGGTCCTGCTTGCCGGGGCTGCAGCCCCTCGGGCGCGGCGGGACCACCTTGAGGAGGCGCTCGCGCTCGCGCGTGGCGAGATCCTCGAGGACGAGCCGTACGCCGAATGGGTGCTCGATCTGCGTGATAAATACCGCGAGCAGGTGCAGCAGGCCACACTCGACGCGGCCAACCTGGCCCTCACCGATGGCGACTTCGCGGGCGCACACGCGCACGCGCAGGCCGCGATGGCGCGCGACCGCCTCGACGAGCGTGCCTGCCGGGCGGCCATGCGAGCGCTCTACGCGCTTGGCCGCCGGCACGATGCGCTTCGCGCCTGCGAGCGCTGTCGTGCGTTGCTCCTGCAGGAGCTCGACGTCGATCCCATGCCGGAGACGGAGGCCCTGGCTTTGTCGATTCGCTGCCATGCCGAGCCGGACGATGTCCTTCCAGCCCTCAGCTCCAGAACGCGATTTCAGCGAACCGCCCCTGCAGGGGGTCCGTGACCCCTGCGTTCCGCGTCGCCCAGGTTTGTGTCAGGTCGGCCGGGCGTTGGGTGCCCGAGACGTTCGCTCATACTGCGAGCACCCGCCATCTCCGGATCGCGCTGAGATCCACTGGCAAAAGGTTTTCAAAAGCCTCGGGTGCGAGGGTGCGCTGCCAGTAGCGACCAGCGACCCTCGAGACCAGCGACCCTCGAGACCAGCGATCTCAGGAGGCGACAGCATGAGGTGGAGGCCAGATCTCCGTCACTCGTCCCGCTCGCAGCGCTTTGCGCGAGCGGTGGTCGGCATCCTGGTGGCGGCCACGATCGCCAGTCTCGCACTCGTCGCCGGTATCTCGAACAATAGTGCCCACGCAGCCGCGCCGGTCGGACAGGGCTTCAACCTGAACGCAGGCGACCTGCGGTTCATCCTAACGCAGATCAAGATCGCCGAAGCCCATGCGGCCGGTGGGCAACTCCTCGGGCCTGGTCCCAACCAGGTCTCGAGTCCGCTGCTCCCGTTCGGCCTGCGGACCGTCGACGGTTCGTTGAACAACCTTCAGCCCGGACAGTCGAAGTTCGGTGCCGCGGACACCATCTTCCCGCGCCTGCTCGTTCCGAAGTACCGTCAGGCAGAGGGCGCGACCTTCGATCCGGATGGGCCTGGCCCACTCGGTGTCGGCAGCCCCTCGGCGTACACGCAGAAGTCGGGGCTCGTCTTCGACTCGCTGCCGCGACGGGTCAGCAACCTCGTTGTCGACCAGACGTCGAGCAACCCGGCCGCCGTGGCGGCCGCCGGCGTGGGCGCCGTGCCCGATCCCGTCTCCGGCACGCTGTTCATTCCGAACCGGGCGCCCGACCTGGGTCTGGCGGCGCCGTTCAACGGGGTGTTCACGCTGTTCGGCCAGTTCTTCGACCATGGCCTCGACCTCTTGACGAAGGGCGGCAGCGGCGCGGTCTTCATGCCGTTGCAGGCCGACGATCCACTCTTCAACCCGGCCCCAGGTACGCCCAACTTCATGGTCCTGACGCGGGGGTCCAACCAGCCCGGCGCCGACGGCATCCTCGGGACAGCCGACGATGTCCAGGAAGGGACGAACACGACGACCCCGTTCGTCGATCAGAACCAGACCTACACTTCGCATCCGTCCCATCAGGTGTTCCTGCGTCAGTACACGCTGCTGGCTGGGAAGCCGCTCTCGACCGGCAAACTGCTCGAAGGCGCGCTCGGCAACATCGGCAACTGGGCCGACGTCAAGGCGCAGGCCCGGACGATGCTCGGCATCCAGCTCACCGACGCGGACGTGACGGACGTGCCGCTGCTCGCGACCGACCCGTACGGCCGCTTCCTGCCTGGCCCCGTCCGCGGCATGCCGCAGATCGTGATGCCGGGCAACGTGCTCGTCGAGGGCGATCCCGCAGCGAATGGCGGACTGGGTGTTGCCGTCGCCGGCTCGGTCAAGACCGGACATGCGTTCCTCAACGACATCGCGCACAGCGCGGCCCCGACCTTCTCCTCGCCCGGCGTCCTGTTCCCCGACACCGATACTTCAGTCGGCGGGAGCTTGGTTCCGGCGGTCCCTGCGGGCAGCTACGACAACGAGCTGCTCGACAAGCATTTCATCACAGGCGATGGTCGTGGCAACGAGAACATCGGCCTGACCGCCATCCACACCGTCTTCCACGCCGAGCACAACCGACTGGTGGATGAGATCGGCCTGCCCGGCGGGCTGCTCGACACCCTGCTGACACCGGCCGAGGTCGCTGATTGGAAGTCTGTCAACCCGGCGTCCGGCTGGGGCTACGGGGAGCGGCTGTTCCAGGCGGCGAAGTTCGTCACCGAGATGGAATACCAGCACCTCGTGTTCGAGGAATTCGCGCGCAAGGTGCAGCCCTCGATCCGCGTGTTCGATGCATACCACTCCAACATCGATCCGGCGATCGTGGCCGAGTTCGCGCACACGGTCTATCGCTTCGGTCACTCGATGCTGGACGAGACGGTGGCACGCACCAATGCCAGTGGCACAACCAACGACATTCCGCTGTTCGGCGCATTCCTCAACCCTGTTGAGTTCAACAACGGAGGGGGCGCCGGAACGCTGACCGCCGACCTGGCGGCGGGCAGCATCGTGCGCGGCATGTCACGACAGGTCGGCAACGAGATCGATGAGTTCGTCACCGACGTCCTGCGGAACCGGCTCGTCGGCCTGCCGTTGGACCTGCCGGCGATCAACATCGCGCGCGGCCGAAGCGAGGGCATCCCTTCGTTGAACTCGGCCCGCAGGCAGTTCTTCGCCGCGACCGGCAACTCGGCGCTGGCGCCCTACGGGAGTTGGACAGACTTCGCGCCTAGCCTCAAGCATCCGCAGACGCTCGTCAACCTCGTCGCCGCCTACGGCACACACCCCAATATCACAGGGCTTGATCCGGACGGTGCAGGCCCCATCCTGGCCGGCGGTCTGCGAGCCAGGCGTGCTGCAGCCGACCAGCTCGTCAACGGCACGACGTTGCCCGGGCCAGACGGCATCCTCGCTGGCGCTGGTGGCGCTGACGACATCCTCCCGCCGGCGAACCGTCTCGACTTCATGAACGGCACCGGTGCCTGGGCCGACGTTTCGGGCGTCACGATCACCGGTCTCGACGACGTCGACTTCTGGGTCGGCGGTCTCGCCGAGGCGCAGTCCCCGTTCGGCGGCATGCTCGGTTCCACCTTCGACTTCGTCTTCAAGACACAGCTGGAGAACCTGCAGGACGGCGACCGGTTCTACTATCTGTCGCGTCTGGCGGGCCTCAACCTGGTGACCCAGGTCGAGGGAAACACGTTCGCGGAGCTGATCGCGCGCAACACGGGCGTCGAGGGCCTCCCGGCCGACGTCTTCTCGCGGGCCGACCTGCTGTTCAATCTGGCGAACCTCGGGACGAGTGGTCCGATCCTCGACGATCCCAGCACACCCCAAGTCGAGTCGACCATGCCCGACCTGACGCGGATGCCCGACGGCACGATTCGCTACACCGGCCCCCTCCACGTCGTCTGGAACGGCACGGACAACCCCGCTGTCGTCGACCGCATCAGGTCGAGTCTGGGTGACGACACCCTCCGCGGCAACGGCGGCGTTGACATCATGGAAGGCGGCACCGGCAACGACCAGTTCATCGGTGGCGCCGGCGACGACATCCTCACCGATACCTTCGGCAACGACGACTTCAAGGGCGGCGACGGCAACGACGTCATCAGCTCCGGACCCGGCTTCGACGTCGATCAAGGCGGTCGAGGCAGTGACTTCATCGTCGGTGGGGCCGATCCCACGGAGACCTTCGCAGGCCCCGGGAACGACGTCGTCTTCGCCGGTGAGTCGACCGACACGGCGTTCGGTGGCGACGGTCACGACTGGATCGAGGGCGGTAACCAGGGCGACGTGCTCGTGGGTGAGGACGGTGCCCCGTTCGCGCTCGACCCGACTCCGAGCAACGACGTCCTCGCCGGCGACGGCGGCGACGACAAGCTCCAGGGCGAGGGCGGCGACGACATCATGGTCGCGGGCCCGGGCCTCGACAATTTCGATGGCATGCTCGGTTTCGACTGGGTTACCCACAGGCTCGATCCGCAGGCCGCCGATTCCGACCTGCTCCGGCTCATCGGGGTGGTCCCGGTCCCGATCCTCCTCGTTGACCGCTTCCGCCGTGTCGAGGGCCTGTCGGGCTGGAACAAAGACGACATCCTGCGCGGCGACAACGAAACCGCCTTGACCCTGGCCGGACTCGGCCAGGAGCTGACCGCCGCCGGCATCAACAACATCCCCGGGCTGGCAGGCCTGCTCCCTGCCGGCGCAATCCAGTTCACGGGGGGCAACATCATTCTCGGCGGTGCCGGCAGCGACCTGATCGAGGGTCGCGGCGGCAACGACATCATCGACGGCGACGCGTGGCTGAACGTGCAACTACGGGCACCCGACCTCGCAAACCCTGGCCTCTTCAAGCTCGTCGACAGCATGACCCAGCTTCGCACGGACGTGCTCGCAGGCAGGATCAACCCGGGCGACATCACGGTCGTCCGCAGCATCGTGACGACCGGGGTTCTGCCGGCCGACGTCGACACCGCCGTGTTCTCGGGTGCGCGGGCGAGCTACACCCTTACCACCAACGCGGACGGCACCCTGACCGTGGCGCACCTGGGCGGCGCCGGCATCGACGGCACCGACACGCTCCGGAACACCGAACGACTGACGTTCTCCGACCAGACCATCCTCGTGCCGACGCCGCCTGCGAACACGGTGTTGCCGTCGGTGAGCGGCGTAGCGCAGGTGGGGCAGACGTTGACGAGTTCGACCGGCACCTGGACGGGCACGACTCCGATCACGTTCACGCAGCAGTGGCAGTCGTGTGTTGGCGTCACCTGCTCCAACATCGTGGGTGCGACGGGCAGCACGTATGTGCCGGTCGTCGCGGACGTCGGCAAGACGCTGCGCGTGCACGTGACCGCGAGCAACGGCGCCGGTCCCCCGGTTGCGGCCGACTCCGTGCAGACGGTCGTTGTGACGGCTGCTGCGGTGGCGCCGCCTGTGAACACGGTGTTGCCGTCGGTGAGCGGGATTGCGCAGGTGGGGCAGCTGTTGACGGGTTCGACGGGTACCTGGTCGGGCACGACCCCGATCACGTTCACGCGCCAGTGGCAGTCGTGTGTTGGTGCTACCTGCTCCGACATCGCGTTGGCGACGGGCAGCACGTATGTGCCGGTCGTCGCGGATGTCGGCAAGACGCTGCGGGTGCATGTGACGGCGACCAACATCGCGGGCGGCCCGATCGCGGCGGACTCCGTGGAGACGGCGGTTGTGGCGGCGGCGCCGGCGGTGACGAGCTTGGTGCCGGACCCTGATTTCGAGTTGAGTCCGACGCCGTGGTTCTTCACGAATGGGGCGGGCACGTTTACGTGGGCGACTGATCAGTCGTTGTCTCCGACGCATGCCTTGAAGATCGTCACCTCGGCGTCGACGTTGTCGCGCTGGTTGACGAACACGTCGTTGGTGGCGGCGCAGGCGGGGCGGACGTATACGGCCCGGGTGTCGGCGAAGACGAGCGGTGTCGCTGGTGCTGCCCGGCTCACGTTGACGTTCTGGAATGCGTCGTCGGTCTATCTCGGGGTGACGGCCGACTCGGCGTCCTTGGCGGGCACCCAGGACTGGACGCCGCTGACGGTCTCCCGGCAGGCGCCGGCGGGCACCGCCTTCGTCCGGGTCGAGCTGCGGCTGAACGGGCCCGGCAGCGCCTGGTTCGACAACCTCCTGCTGAGCGACGGGAGTGTGCCGCCGC
The Gaiella occulta genome window above contains:
- a CDS encoding amino acid ABC transporter permease yields the protein MLLVTRSPGWAEFKAYFFDGTYYRESFPEIASAFVVNVKLFLVAEGIILPAALLLAVLRSLPGPVFFPLRALAVVYTDLFRGIPTILVIFMLGFGMPGLGVSWIPRSQFFWAVVALVLVYSAYVSEVYRAGIESVHPSQSAAARSLGLSHGQTLRHVVVPQAVRRVVPPLLNDFIGLQKDTALVGALGVVEAFRQTQIDQAATFNGTYYLVAATLFVAITIPLARFTDWLVARDRRRRQAGRLV
- a CDS encoding ABC transporter substrate-binding protein, giving the protein MRKALLALVALVPVLAVVAAASAAPAAPAAPAGIPGCSIDSLKLVEGGVLTIGADNPAFPPWFGGDEKTKPWKVSDPYSGKGYESAVAYAVAKQLGFARAEVKWTPVPFNNSYAPGKKPFDFYITQVSYKPERAKAVDFSKSYYFVNQAVVGRKGKPIASVRSVAGLKRFKLGAQLGTTSYDTIVDVIKPATKPLVFDTNDAAVKALKNGQIDGIVVDLPTAFFVTAVQVPDGKIIGKLATRGTKERFGLVLQKGSPLTRCVNKALDRLWANGTIGNLQRIWLARAGAPDLR
- the ligD gene encoding non-homologous end-joining DNA ligase, encoding MASPFVEIEVEGRALKITNPDKVLFPAAGHTKRDLVDYYLSVGDGIVRALRERPTQLRRFPDGIEGEQIYQKRVPEKRPDWIEVARVTFPSGRHADELCVTELAHVVWAANLATIDFHPWPSRRPDSEHPDELRIDIDPQPGTSFADAKRVAGVVRETLAEIGCSGWPKTSGNRGIHVAVRIEPRWEFPVVRRCALAFAREVERRLPDLVTTAWWKEERGEKVFIDYNQNARDRTIASAYSVRPRADATVSAPVTWDELPDVETEDFTLPTMPGRFARLGDVQAGIDGAAGDLRALLEWVAREEAAGIGEAPYPPNFPKMPGEPPRVQPSRRRERD
- a CDS encoding AfsR/SARP family transcriptional regulator, which translates into the protein MSAALQPSKFRIRLFGRLEVARHDRTLGPRDLGGIKPKQVLEILLLARGAHVTRDRLAELLWGDTLPQSTGGALETYVSVLRRRLASGKEGHKVVLTGPGSYRFSIESAEVDLDAFDELVLLAGAAAPRARRDHLEEALALARGEILEDEPYAEWVLDLRDKYREQVQQATLDAANLALTDGDFAGAHAHAQAAMARDRLDERACRAAMRALYALGRRHDALRACERCRALLLQELDVDPMPETEALALSIRCHAEPDDVLPALSSRTRFQRTAPAGGP
- a CDS encoding peroxidase family protein; the encoded protein is MVGILVAATIASLALVAGISNNSAHAAAPVGQGFNLNAGDLRFILTQIKIAEAHAAGGQLLGPGPNQVSSPLLPFGLRTVDGSLNNLQPGQSKFGAADTIFPRLLVPKYRQAEGATFDPDGPGPLGVGSPSAYTQKSGLVFDSLPRRVSNLVVDQTSSNPAAVAAAGVGAVPDPVSGTLFIPNRAPDLGLAAPFNGVFTLFGQFFDHGLDLLTKGGSGAVFMPLQADDPLFNPAPGTPNFMVLTRGSNQPGADGILGTADDVQEGTNTTTPFVDQNQTYTSHPSHQVFLRQYTLLAGKPLSTGKLLEGALGNIGNWADVKAQARTMLGIQLTDADVTDVPLLATDPYGRFLPGPVRGMPQIVMPGNVLVEGDPAANGGLGVAVAGSVKTGHAFLNDIAHSAAPTFSSPGVLFPDTDTSVGGSLVPAVPAGSYDNELLDKHFITGDGRGNENIGLTAIHTVFHAEHNRLVDEIGLPGGLLDTLLTPAEVADWKSVNPASGWGYGERLFQAAKFVTEMEYQHLVFEEFARKVQPSIRVFDAYHSNIDPAIVAEFAHTVYRFGHSMLDETVARTNASGTTNDIPLFGAFLNPVEFNNGGGAGTLTADLAAGSIVRGMSRQVGNEIDEFVTDVLRNRLVGLPLDLPAINIARGRSEGIPSLNSARRQFFAATGNSALAPYGSWTDFAPSLKHPQTLVNLVAAYGTHPNITGLDPDGAGPILAGGLRARRAAADQLVNGTTLPGPDGILAGAGGADDILPPANRLDFMNGTGAWADVSGVTITGLDDVDFWVGGLAEAQSPFGGMLGSTFDFVFKTQLENLQDGDRFYYLSRLAGLNLVTQVEGNTFAELIARNTGVEGLPADVFSRADLLFNLANLGTSGPILDDPSTPQVESTMPDLTRMPDGTIRYTGPLHVVWNGTDNPAVVDRIRSSLGDDTLRGNGGVDIMEGGTGNDQFIGGAGDDILTDTFGNDDFKGGDGNDVISSGPGFDVDQGGRGSDFIVGGADPTETFAGPGNDVVFAGESTDTAFGGDGHDWIEGGNQGDVLVGEDGAPFALDPTPSNDVLAGDGGDDKLQGEGGDDIMVAGPGLDNFDGMLGFDWVTHRLDPQAADSDLLRLIGVVPVPILLVDRFRRVEGLSGWNKDDILRGDNETALTLAGLGQELTAAGINNIPGLAGLLPAGAIQFTGGNIILGGAGSDLIEGRGGNDIIDGDAWLNVQLRAPDLANPGLFKLVDSMTQLRTDVLAGRINPGDITVVRSIVTTGVLPADVDTAVFSGARASYTLTTNADGTLTVAHLGGAGIDGTDTLRNTERLTFSDQTILVPTPPANTVLPSVSGVAQVGQTLTSSTGTWTGTTPITFTQQWQSCVGVTCSNIVGATGSTYVPVVADVGKTLRVHVTASNGAGPPVAADSVQTVVVTAAAVAPPVNTVLPSVSGIAQVGQLLTGSTGTWSGTTPITFTRQWQSCVGATCSDIALATGSTYVPVVADVGKTLRVHVTATNIAGGPIAADSVETAVVAAAPAVTSLVPDPDFELSPTPWFFTNGAGTFTWATDQSLSPTHALKIVTSASTLSRWLTNTSLVAAQAGRTYTARVSAKTSGVAGAARLTLTFWNASSVYLGVTADSASLAGTQDWTPLTVSRQAPAGTAFVRVELRLNGPGSAWFDNLLLSDGSVPPPSPVAPTLLALPLVSGLPQVGQTLSVSTGLWSNVPTSFAYQWLRCDAGGAGCVSIGLATASSYLVGAADLGSTLRARVTASNVAGPGAPATSAQTAVVTAPPPPAPPVNTVLPSVSGIAQVGQLLTGSTGTWSGTTPITFTRQWQSCVGATCSDIALATGSTYVPVVADVGNTLRVHVTATNIAGGPIAADSVETAVVAAAPAVTSLVPDPDFELSPTPWFFTNGAGTFTWATDQSLSPTHALKIVTSASTLSRWLTNTSLVAAQAGRTYTARVSAKTSGVAGAARLTLTFWNASSVYLGVTADSASLAGTQDWTPLTVSRQAPAGTAFVRVELRLNGPGSAWFDNLLLTQP